A window of Firmicutes bacterium HGW-Firmicutes-1 contains these coding sequences:
- a CDS encoding deoxyguanosinetriphosphate triphosphohydrolase — MNLREQQEELEAKILSPYASLSKNSKGREVDEDFCDIRNSYQRDRDRIIHSKAFRRLKHKTQVFIAPEGDHYRTRLTHTLEVAQIGRTIARALRVNEDLAEAIALGHDLGHTPFGHAGEYALDEICSQGFRHYEQSLRVVEKLENKGQGLNLTWEVRDGILNHPTKGKPNTLEGQIIRLSDKIAYINHDIDDAIRGKILDVKDLPSIYTDVLGKTSRERISNLIHDIVNQSLNQEEIKMSPDMDDAMKELRVFMFNNVYIGSKAKDHEDKAKNMLMQLFLYFKEKPHILPPEYIDMIEIEGEPLERVVCDYVAGMTDRYAIGKFYDLFIPSSWKEI; from the coding sequence ATGAACTTGAGGGAACAGCAAGAGGAGTTAGAGGCAAAGATACTTAGCCCATATGCTTCGCTAAGCAAAAATAGTAAAGGTAGAGAAGTAGATGAAGACTTTTGTGATATTAGAAACTCATATCAGAGGGATCGAGATAGGATTATTCATTCTAAGGCTTTTAGACGATTAAAGCATAAAACCCAAGTTTTTATTGCACCTGAAGGAGATCATTATAGGACGAGATTAACGCATACACTTGAGGTTGCTCAGATTGGTAGAACGATTGCCAGAGCGCTGAGGGTGAATGAGGACTTAGCTGAAGCAATTGCGTTGGGACATGATTTAGGACATACACCCTTTGGACATGCGGGAGAGTATGCATTAGATGAAATTTGCAGTCAAGGTTTTAGACATTATGAACAAAGTCTTCGCGTTGTAGAGAAGCTTGAAAATAAAGGGCAAGGTTTAAACTTAACATGGGAGGTTAGAGATGGAATTCTGAATCATCCTACGAAAGGTAAACCTAACACATTAGAAGGACAGATTATTCGATTATCTGATAAAATTGCTTATATCAATCATGATATTGATGACGCTATTAGAGGAAAGATTTTAGATGTTAAGGACTTACCAAGTATATATACAGATGTTCTTGGAAAGACGTCTAGGGAAAGAATTAGTAATTTGATTCACGATATTGTGAATCAAAGTCTGAATCAAGAAGAAATCAAAATGAGCCCAGATATGGATGATGCAATGAAAGAGCTTAGAGTTTTTATGTTCAACAATGTTTATATTGGATCAAAGGCCAAGGATCATGAAGATAAGGCTAAAAATATGTTGATGCAGCTCTTCTTATATTTTAAAGAGAAACCACATATTTTACCTCCGGAGTATATAGATATGATTGAAATTGAGGGTGAACCTCTAGAAAGAGTAGTTTGTGACTATGTTGCGGGAATGACTGATCGGTATGCAATTGGAAAATTTTATGACTTATTTATTCCTTCATCATGGAAAGAAATATAG
- the feoB gene encoding ferrous iron transport protein B, giving the protein MHMQIKVAFVGNPNCGKTTLFNAYTGAKHKVGNWAGVTVEKKEGIIKHDGNTITLVDLPGIYSLSPYSMEEILTREYIMNYDPDVVVNIVDASNLERNLFLTLQLIELGKPVVVVLNMMDIMDNKGYNVNIERLSSELGVSVIPVSATKQSGLTKLLHQLIKTAKMKSEYIPIRINYGTEIEQHIDTLSDKISETHKLDENAIRWLAIKLLEKDSEVMKRLKLPNWKSENYSEEIGKIKYDYISCFIKEVLQFDHEEETFSDKVDKVITNNFLGIPIFLLMMIMVFAFTFSVGNYFAGLFESILFGLSWFIKDFLIAIHVTEWVVALIVDGIIGGVGGILVFLPNIACLFIAISILEDSGYMARVALLMDKFMCKIGLNGKAFIPMILGFGCSVPAIMTARTLENEHDRLITTMITPFMSCSAKMPIYVLFSRIFFPGYEIIVSFSLYLMGVFIAILVALVFKATLKKGKTALIMELPQYKKPSFKTIAIFVWEKVKHYIIRAGTVIFLASVVLWFILEFNPSGHVDMTESFGAYIGKAIAPIFAPLGFGTWEAALSLIAGIMGKEIVVSSMAVIFGVTESGFTSAFIAAGFNAVSAYAFMAFCLLYTPCVATIGIIKKETNSWKWTFFSFAYQLTIAWFVAFLIYQIGSRIFLS; this is encoded by the coding sequence ATGCACATGCAAATTAAGGTTGCTTTTGTTGGAAACCCTAATTGTGGAAAAACAACTTTATTTAATGCTTATACAGGAGCAAAACACAAAGTAGGAAACTGGGCAGGGGTAACTGTCGAAAAAAAAGAAGGCATTATTAAACATGATGGCAATACGATAACTTTAGTCGATTTACCTGGAATATATAGTTTGTCTCCATATTCTATGGAGGAGATTTTAACTAGAGAATATATCATGAATTATGATCCGGATGTTGTAGTTAACATTGTGGATGCTTCGAATTTAGAAAGAAATTTATTTTTAACGTTACAATTAATTGAGCTGGGGAAGCCAGTTGTTGTAGTCTTAAATATGATGGATATTATGGACAACAAAGGGTATAACGTTAATATAGAAAGATTATCTAGTGAGCTAGGAGTTTCAGTAATTCCGGTTTCTGCTACCAAACAAAGCGGATTAACAAAATTATTACATCAGTTAATTAAGACTGCTAAAATGAAAAGTGAATATATTCCCATTAGAATTAACTATGGAACCGAAATTGAACAACATATTGACACATTAAGCGACAAAATATCTGAAACACATAAATTAGATGAAAATGCTATCAGATGGTTAGCAATTAAATTGCTTGAAAAAGATTCGGAAGTAATGAAGAGGCTAAAACTTCCTAATTGGAAATCTGAAAATTATAGTGAAGAAATTGGTAAGATTAAGTATGACTACATATCCTGCTTTATTAAAGAAGTGCTTCAATTTGATCACGAAGAGGAGACATTTTCAGATAAAGTGGACAAGGTAATAACGAATAATTTTTTAGGCATTCCGATTTTTTTACTGATGATGATTATGGTTTTTGCTTTTACCTTTAGTGTAGGAAATTATTTCGCTGGTTTATTTGAATCAATTCTTTTTGGCTTATCATGGTTCATTAAAGATTTTCTCATTGCAATTCATGTTACAGAATGGGTTGTAGCCCTTATCGTAGATGGTATTATTGGAGGGGTAGGAGGCATTCTTGTGTTTTTGCCAAATATAGCTTGTCTTTTTATTGCTATTTCAATTCTTGAGGATAGTGGTTATATGGCAAGAGTTGCATTGTTAATGGACAAATTTATGTGCAAGATTGGATTAAATGGAAAAGCGTTTATTCCTATGATTTTAGGGTTCGGCTGTTCAGTTCCTGCTATTATGACAGCAAGAACATTAGAAAATGAACATGATCGTCTAATTACAACCATGATTACACCATTTATGTCTTGTAGTGCTAAAATGCCGATTTATGTATTGTTTTCGAGAATTTTCTTTCCGGGATATGAAATTATAGTTTCATTTTCGCTTTATTTGATGGGTGTGTTTATAGCTATTTTAGTAGCATTGGTTTTTAAAGCTACCTTGAAGAAAGGAAAGACTGCGCTAATAATGGAACTACCTCAATACAAAAAACCTTCTTTTAAAACAATTGCTATTTTTGTTTGGGAAAAAGTGAAACATTATATCATACGAGCTGGGACTGTGATCTTCCTTGCATCGGTAGTACTTTGGTTCATTTTAGAGTTTAATCCTAGTGGACACGTGGATATGACGGAAAGCTTTGGGGCTTATATTGGCAAAGCGATTGCACCCATATTTGCACCACTTGGTTTTGGAACCTGGGAAGCTGCATTGTCTTTGATTGCAGGAATTATGGGAAAAGAAATAGTTGTTAGCAGTATGGCTGTTATTTTTGGTGTTACAGAAAGTGGATTTACATCAGCATTTATTGCAGCGGGCTTCAATGCTGTGAGTGCTTATGCGTTTATGGCTTTCTGTTTATTGTATACACCATGTGTTGCAACAATTGGTATTATAAAAAAAGAAACGAATTCATGGAAGTGGACATTTTTCTCTTTTGCATATCAATTGACAATAGCTTGGTTTGTAGCTTTTTTGATATATCAAATTGGAAGTAGAATTTTTCTTAGTTAG
- a CDS encoding pyruvate, phosphate dikinase produces the protein MSNKYVYMFNEGDASMKNLLGGKGANLAEMTILGLPIPQGFTVTTEACTKYYDDGKVIADLILGQIDDGIKALEKISDKKFGDVNMPLLVSVRSGSRASMPGMMDTVLNLGLNDISVEGFAKGTGNPRFAYDSYRRFIQMFSDVVKGLSKHKFERILDDIKEAKGFENDLELSAEDLKDVINAYKAYYKEQLNTEFPQDPREQLMASVEAVFGSWNNERAVIYRRMNDIPGDWGTAVNVQAMVFGNMGDGSGTGVAFTRNPSTGEKLIYGEYLLNAQGEDVVAGIRTPEPITRLEKDMPEAYAEFMAIATKLENHYKDMQDMEFTIEKGTLYFLQTRNGKRTAQAALRIAVELVEEGLATPKEALMKVDPKQLDQLLHPNFDVAALKAATVVGSGLAASPGAAAGKVYFTAEDAVAAAKKGERVILVRLETSPEDIEGMAAAKGILTVRGGMTSHAAVVARGMGTCCVSGCGDIKINEEAKTFTIAGQTVKEGDYISLDGTAGTIYIEDIKTVDPEISGHFKTFMAWADEFRTLKVRTNADSPKDAINAVEFGAEGIGLCRTEHMFFEEDRIPKIRKMIVSKSIEERKAALEELIPFQKGDFKGMYEALKGMPMTVRLLDPPLHEFLPHAEDDIRNLAKDMGLTFEELKETVDSLHEFNPMLGHRGCRLAVTYPEIAEMQARAIIEAALEVKKEKGFDIVPEIMIPLVCEIKELVYVKKVVVEAVEKAIAASGIEMKYMVGTMIEIPRAALLADEIAKEAEFFSFGTNDLTQMTFGFSRDDAGSFLDDYYKKSIFESDPFGRLDQSGVGQLVQMACDKGRKVRPNIKLGICGEHGGDPSSIEFCHNIGLDYVSCSPFRVPIARLAAAQAAIKSGK, from the coding sequence ACTATTCTTGGACTTCCAATCCCACAAGGATTTACAGTTACAACAGAAGCATGTACAAAATACTATGATGATGGTAAGGTAATTGCAGATTTAATATTAGGACAAATTGATGACGGTATTAAAGCATTAGAAAAAATATCCGACAAAAAATTTGGTGATGTGAATATGCCATTACTAGTATCAGTTCGTTCAGGATCAAGAGCTTCAATGCCTGGTATGATGGACACAGTACTTAACCTTGGACTTAATGATATATCCGTAGAAGGTTTTGCAAAAGGTACAGGCAATCCAAGATTTGCATATGACTCTTATAGAAGATTTATTCAAATGTTCTCTGATGTTGTTAAAGGCCTATCAAAACACAAATTTGAAAGAATTTTAGATGACATTAAAGAAGCTAAAGGCTTTGAAAATGACCTTGAATTAAGTGCAGAAGACTTAAAAGATGTAATTAATGCTTACAAAGCGTATTATAAAGAACAATTAAATACAGAGTTCCCTCAAGATCCTAGAGAACAATTAATGGCATCAGTAGAAGCTGTATTTGGTTCATGGAATAATGAAAGAGCAGTTATCTATAGAAGAATGAATGATATACCTGGTGACTGGGGAACAGCAGTAAATGTTCAAGCAATGGTATTTGGTAATATGGGAGACGGTTCTGGTACTGGAGTTGCCTTTACTAGAAATCCATCTACTGGAGAAAAATTAATTTACGGTGAATACTTATTAAATGCACAAGGTGAAGACGTTGTTGCAGGTATTAGAACACCAGAACCAATAACAAGATTAGAAAAAGATATGCCAGAAGCTTACGCAGAATTTATGGCTATTGCGACTAAGCTTGAAAATCATTACAAAGATATGCAAGATATGGAGTTCACCATCGAAAAAGGAACACTTTACTTCTTACAAACACGTAATGGTAAAAGAACTGCTCAAGCAGCACTAAGAATTGCTGTTGAGTTAGTAGAAGAAGGCTTAGCAACACCTAAAGAAGCTTTAATGAAGGTTGATCCTAAGCAATTAGATCAATTATTACATCCAAACTTTGATGTAGCTGCTCTTAAAGCTGCAACAGTTGTTGGATCAGGGTTAGCTGCATCTCCTGGTGCTGCTGCAGGTAAAGTTTATTTTACAGCAGAAGACGCTGTTGCAGCTGCAAAAAAAGGTGAAAGAGTTATCTTAGTTAGACTTGAAACTTCACCTGAAGACATTGAAGGTATGGCTGCTGCAAAAGGTATCTTAACAGTTCGTGGTGGTATGACATCTCATGCAGCAGTAGTTGCACGTGGTATGGGTACTTGCTGTGTATCTGGTTGTGGAGATATTAAAATTAATGAAGAAGCGAAAACATTCACAATTGCCGGTCAAACAGTGAAAGAAGGCGATTATATTTCATTAGATGGTACAGCAGGTACTATTTATATTGAAGATATTAAAACAGTTGATCCTGAAATTAGTGGTCACTTCAAAACATTTATGGCATGGGCAGATGAGTTCAGAACATTAAAAGTAAGAACAAACGCTGACAGTCCTAAAGACGCAATCAATGCGGTTGAGTTTGGCGCTGAAGGTATTGGCTTATGTCGTACTGAGCATATGTTCTTTGAAGAAGATAGAATTCCAAAAATTAGAAAAATGATCGTTTCTAAATCAATCGAAGAAAGAAAAGCTGCGTTAGAAGAATTAATACCTTTCCAAAAAGGTGACTTCAAAGGTATGTATGAAGCACTTAAAGGTATGCCTATGACAGTTCGTTTGCTTGACCCACCATTACATGAGTTCTTACCTCATGCAGAGGACGATATTAGAAACTTAGCAAAAGATATGGGCTTAACTTTTGAAGAATTGAAAGAAACAGTAGATAGTTTACATGAATTTAACCCAATGTTAGGTCATAGAGGTTGCCGTTTAGCAGTAACTTATCCAGAAATTGCTGAAATGCAAGCTAGAGCAATCATTGAAGCTGCACTTGAAGTTAAGAAAGAAAAAGGCTTTGATATCGTTCCTGAGATTATGATTCCACTTGTATGTGAAATCAAAGAATTGGTATATGTAAAGAAAGTTGTTGTTGAAGCAGTTGAAAAAGCCATTGCTGCATCTGGAATTGAAATGAAATACATGGTTGGTACTATGATTGAAATTCCTAGAGCTGCATTACTTGCAGATGAAATTGCAAAAGAAGCTGAATTCTTCTCCTTTGGTACAAATGACTTAACTCAAATGACATTTGGCTTTTCTAGAGATGATGCTGGTAGCTTCTTAGATGATTACTACAAAAAATCAATCTTTGAATCCGACCCATTTGGAAGATTAGATCAATCAGGTGTTGGACAATTGGTTCAAATGGCTTGTGATAAAGGAAGAAAAGTTAGACCAAACATTAAGTTAGGTATTTGTGGAGAGCACGGTGGAGACCCATCTTCAATCGAATTCTGCCATAATATTGGACTTGATTATGTTTCCTGTTCACCATTTAGAGTGCCAATCGCTAGACTTGCTGCTGCTCAAGCTGCAATTAAATCTGGTAAATAA
- a CDS encoding DNA primase — protein sequence MFYPDELVEEIRYQNDIVEVISQYVRLNKKGTSHFGLCPFHNEKTPSFSVAQDKQIYHCFGCGAGGNVITFVMEYENYSFVEAIKALADRVNISLPEPEISEEMRRMVQYKQQLYDANKEAAKYFYHQTNVPLGKKASDYLNDRGIESETRKKFGLGFSHFFRDDLYQYLKGKGYADAVLTDSGLVLEDKSKPGEVYDRFFNRVMFPIFDIHNRVIGFGGRVLGDGMPKYLNSPETKLFDKSKNLYGLNIARTSRRNNIILVEGYMDVISLHQAGFDNTVASLGTAFTQGQSNLLKRYTNEVIIAYDSDKAGINAILKAIPIMEASDITVRVLKMLPYKDPDDFIKAEGAERFEEIISSSIPSFMFEVEQLEAKYNLSDPDHKTKFYQSIAKKLVELENEIKRDSYFEAMINRYSMNPKALQSEMEKIGKDVGIVTHKREDAYSEGKIKNRLSKDSIEVAQKNILTFIVSHKDIFEAVRPYIKPLEFVDGLYSQVAGIIFELYEENLELNPAMIINKFIELEQQNKVAQIFNNDVKVENGMQFEKMVNESVQILKNAYIDKMSGQITDIKDLQDLIKVKRQLQDLYISLNHG from the coding sequence ATGTTTTATCCAGATGAGTTAGTTGAGGAAATTAGGTATCAAAATGATATTGTAGAAGTTATTTCTCAATATGTAAGACTGAATAAAAAAGGCACTTCACATTTTGGATTATGCCCCTTTCATAACGAAAAGACACCTTCCTTTTCGGTAGCCCAAGATAAGCAGATTTATCATTGCTTTGGCTGTGGTGCAGGCGGTAACGTAATAACATTTGTGATGGAGTACGAGAATTATTCCTTCGTTGAGGCGATTAAGGCTTTGGCAGACAGGGTAAATATTAGTCTTCCAGAACCGGAAATCTCAGAAGAAATGCGAAGAATGGTGCAGTATAAACAGCAGTTATATGATGCAAACAAAGAAGCAGCGAAGTATTTTTATCATCAGACAAATGTACCGCTTGGAAAGAAAGCTTCTGATTATTTAAATGATAGAGGCATCGAAAGTGAAACAAGGAAAAAGTTTGGCCTTGGTTTCTCTCATTTTTTTAGAGATGATTTATATCAATATTTGAAAGGCAAGGGATATGCTGACGCTGTTTTGACAGATAGTGGCCTTGTTTTAGAAGATAAAAGCAAACCTGGAGAAGTATATGACCGTTTTTTTAATAGAGTCATGTTCCCAATATTTGATATACATAATCGAGTGATTGGGTTTGGAGGAAGGGTTTTGGGTGATGGAATGCCTAAGTACTTGAATTCTCCTGAAACCAAGCTTTTTGATAAAAGCAAAAATCTATATGGACTCAATATAGCAAGAACCTCTAGAAGAAACAATATTATTTTAGTTGAAGGATATATGGATGTAATTTCATTACATCAAGCTGGCTTTGATAATACAGTTGCTTCTTTAGGAACAGCGTTTACCCAAGGGCAAAGTAATTTGCTAAAGAGGTATACGAACGAAGTGATCATTGCTTATGATAGTGATAAAGCAGGCATCAATGCTATTCTAAAGGCAATTCCAATCATGGAAGCCTCAGATATTACTGTAAGAGTATTAAAGATGTTGCCTTATAAGGACCCTGATGATTTTATAAAAGCAGAAGGAGCGGAACGTTTTGAAGAAATTATTTCTTCATCAATTCCAAGCTTTATGTTTGAAGTTGAGCAATTAGAGGCAAAATATAATTTATCAGATCCAGATCATAAGACTAAGTTCTATCAAAGCATTGCCAAAAAATTAGTTGAGCTAGAAAATGAAATAAAAAGAGATAGCTATTTTGAAGCAATGATTAATAGATATAGTATGAACCCAAAAGCACTCCAATCTGAAATGGAGAAAATTGGAAAAGACGTTGGAATTGTAACTCATAAAAGAGAAGACGCTTATTCAGAAGGAAAAATCAAAAATAGACTCTCAAAGGATTCCATCGAAGTCGCACAAAAAAATATATTAACCTTTATAGTGAGTCACAAGGATATTTTTGAAGCTGTTAGGCCATATATCAAACCATTGGAATTTGTAGATGGATTATATAGTCAAGTCGCAGGCATTATTTTTGAGCTTTATGAAGAAAATTTAGAGCTTAATCCTGCAATGATCATTAATAAGTTTATTGAACTCGAACAACAAAACAAGGTTGCTCAAATTTTTAACAATGATGTAAAGGTTGAAAATGGAATGCAATTTGAAAAAATGGTTAATGAAAGTGTACAAATATTAAAAAATGCATATATTGATAAAATGTCTGGGCAGATTACTGACATTAAGGATCT